GCAGGACGGTCCACAGAATCCCGAGACCCGAACCCGCATAGCGGGATTTAATATCCTTCACGAGAAAATACTTGACGAGGCTTATCAGGTTTGACATCGAATATATAATATACTATAATTTGATTTCCATATACACCAGTAGAGACATACAGAGAGTTCTCCTTTGAAAAAGGCACTGATACTCACCGGTTTTGACCCCCTCACCCATACAGGAGGAATCGAGGCATTCACAAAGACCCTCCTCAGGCTTTTCGAATCGATGCACATACAGGGCGACCTCCTCTGCGCCTCTGATTTCGGAAATACCTTCAACCTCCATCATGAGTTCAGCGGACGGGTATACGCCGCGGGCAGAAGCCTGCTCTCCCTTGATACCGGCGAGTATGAATGCATCGTCTCCAATGGGTACTATGGCGGAGGATATTTTCCCAAAACCGTGAAGACCTTTACGATTTTTCACTCGACCCATGCAGGGTATGCCGATGCGATCAAGGGCTGCATTCCTCACAGCACCTACCTTGAAATACGCAACATCGTCGGGGACGTGCTTGAGCGAAGTGCTGCTTCCGGGGCAAAGATAATCGCCGTGAGTGAGCTTGTGAAAACCGAACTTCAGGAGTATTACGGACTTCAGGATATTGATGTTATTCCTGATCCCGTTGACACGGACGTTTTTTCGCCAACCCTAGGCAAGGAAGAGGCGAGGGAGAAATACGGCATTCACCGTTCACGAAGGGTGGGGCTCTTCGTCGGCAGGTGGGAAATATCGAAAGGAAAAGACATCGCCGAAAGGATAATGGCGGATATGAGAGATCTGTTCTGGGTTATTGTGACTGCATCGGGTGGAGAGAGTCCCCCGCCTCGGGGTGAGAACATTCTCACGCTTTCCGGTCTCAACCGTTCAGAGATGGCAGAGATCTATAGACTGTCTGATTTCATGTTGTCCCCTTCGAGATATGAAGGATTCGGATTGGCTGCCGCCGAGGCGATGGCATCGGGGATTCCCGTCATAGGAACCCCAGTCGGGTTTCTCGGAGAGATCTGCGGGGAAAGACCCTTCTCGGCAGTTTCTGTCAGCGCAGATCCTCGTGATGAAGGCGCTACGACGCTGGCGATGAAAGAGTCAATACAGAGACTCTTCTCCGACAGCGAACTCTATAGAGAAATTTCTGAAAAAGGCAGGACATTCATCTCGAACAATTACGGTTTCGTGCACTGGCAGGAACGGATGAAAAAGGCCTTATGTCTGAATTAGATAGCATCAGACATGAACTGCGCGATATTGAAAGGGCGCTCGTTCTGTCTCCCCATCCTGATGATGAGACCCTCGGGTGCGGCGGCACCATGGCCCGCTATTCGGGAAAAATCGATTTTACCGTCGCCGCTCTTTCGAACGGTGAGGCGGTTAACATACCCGAAGATAACAGGGCTGACCTGAGGAGGCGAGAACTGAGCGACGCCCTGGGAATCCTCGGCATAAAGGACAGGGTCTTCCTAGATATCCCCGATGGAAAGTTTTCTCATTACAAGGTCGAAATACGGGAAAAACTCTCCGAGTTGATCACGCTGAAAAACCCCCAGATGATTTTTTCTCCCTCGCCGCTTGATCTCCATGAGGATCACAGGGAGACCGCTCTTGCCTGCATTGAGATTCTCGAAAAAATGCCCTCTATCAAAATCGCCTTCTACGAAATATACAATCCGATCCGGTTTAATACGCTCGTCGACATCAGCGGCCAGATAGAGATAAAGAAAGAGGCCCTCGCCCGCTACCATTATAGTCTGCTCGGAAAAGAAGATATCTTCATCGCATCGGTTACTTCCCTGAATAGGTTCAGGTCGCTCTTCGCCCTCAGGGATTCCTATTACGAGGCGTTCTGGATGCCGGCCGCCGTCGTCGGTCTGACCGACGCGCTGAACTGGCTCACCTGCAATGTCTCTCCTCCTACGCCTGAAGACAGGCTGCTCAGCTCCCTCAGGGTCGCAGACTCGCTCGTGCATGAATTCAGGACAGCCGAAGACGAACTGAAGGAAAAGACCGAGACCGCTCTTTCTCTCTCTCAGGAACTCAGGGATAGGGAAGAGACGATACGTTCTTTACAAGAGAGACTGCGGTTCATCGAAACAAGCCTCTCATGGAAGCTGGTCGGAAGATTTCGCAAGATCAAGAGTGGTCTCCTGCCTGAAGGGACCCAGAGGAGGAGACTCTATGACAAGGTTATCGGCTCCTTGAAAAACTCGATTTCTTAAATTTTCTTGCCCGGGCAACTCCGGGGAAAAGGGTGAGAAGCATTCCCACCGACAGTACCGAAACAATCGTGCCGACGAGCCGGTAGCGGCCCGCCTTGAACTCCAATTCGATCTGAATGATACTTCTCTCCCTGCATAGTATCATCAAACTTCTTCCTCACTGATATGAATGGTTCTGTTGTGTTGTGGCGACGGGAAGCAATCTTGCTCTTGCAGCGGCGATTCCCCTGACCCCTTTCTTCCTCTCGTCATTGGGACCTTCGATACAGGGAA
Above is a window of Thermodesulfovibrionales bacterium DNA encoding:
- a CDS encoding PIG-L deacetylase family protein → MSELDSIRHELRDIERALVLSPHPDDETLGCGGTMARYSGKIDFTVAALSNGEAVNIPEDNRADLRRRELSDALGILGIKDRVFLDIPDGKFSHYKVEIREKLSELITLKNPQMIFSPSPLDLHEDHRETALACIEILEKMPSIKIAFYEIYNPIRFNTLVDISGQIEIKKEALARYHYSLLGKEDIFIASVTSLNRFRSLFALRDSYYEAFWMPAAVVGLTDALNWLTCNVSPPTPEDRLLSSLRVADSLVHEFRTAEDELKEKTETALSLSQELRDREETIRSLQERLRFIETSLSWKLVGRFRKIKSGLLPEGTQRRRLYDKVIGSLKNSIS
- a CDS encoding glycosyltransferase family 4 protein, with translation MKKALILTGFDPLTHTGGIEAFTKTLLRLFESMHIQGDLLCASDFGNTFNLHHEFSGRVYAAGRSLLSLDTGEYECIVSNGYYGGGYFPKTVKTFTIFHSTHAGYADAIKGCIPHSTYLEIRNIVGDVLERSAASGAKIIAVSELVKTELQEYYGLQDIDVIPDPVDTDVFSPTLGKEEAREKYGIHRSRRVGLFVGRWEISKGKDIAERIMADMRDLFWVIVTASGGESPPPRGENILTLSGLNRSEMAEIYRLSDFMLSPSRYEGFGLAAAEAMASGIPVIGTPVGFLGEICGERPFSAVSVSADPRDEGATTLAMKESIQRLFSDSELYREISEKGRTFISNNYGFVHWQERMKKALCLN